A genome region from Cervus canadensis isolate Bull #8, Minnesota chromosome 10, ASM1932006v1, whole genome shotgun sequence includes the following:
- the OTOR gene encoding otoraplin translates to MARLLLLFLPGLVAVSAVHGIFMDRLASKKLCADDECVYTISLARAQEDYNAPDCRFINVKKGQRIYVYSKLVKENEAGEFWAGSVYGNQSEDEMGTVGYFPSNLVQEQHVYQEATKEVPTTDIDFFCE, encoded by the exons ATGGCAAGACTGTTGTTACTTTTCCTCCCAGGTCTTGTGGCCGTAAGTGCCGTGCATGGAATATTTATGGACAGACTTGCTTCCAAGAAGCTGTGTGCAGATGATGAGTGTGTCT ATACTATTTCTCTGGCCAGAGCTCAAGAAGATTACAATGCTCCAGACTGTAGATTCATTAATGTTAAAAAGGGGCAGCGGATCTATGTTTACTCAAAACtggtaaaagaaaatgaagctggAGAATTCTGGGCTGGCAGC GTCTATGGCAATCAGTCTGAGGATGAAATGGGAACCGTGGGTTATTTTCCCAGCAACTTGGTCCAGGAACAACATGTGTACCAAGAAGCCACTAAGGAAGTTCCTACCACG gaTATTGACTTCTTTTGCGAGTAA